The following are from one region of the Planctomycetota bacterium genome:
- a CDS encoding 50S ribosomal protein L17, with the protein MRHRRKGRVLGRSPAHQRALLRNLASALFLTERACEPDETGAPKVAGRIVTTVAKAKEVRPLVERCITIAKRGLVHSRRAGELASTASRDSAEWKQWRGSDRWRQWAQASAPIVTARRRVVQLLGDKQAARIVFEKVAPRYVDRPGGYTRILKLATPRLGDAGPRAILELVGAAPAAQPAPRVKGRKAGS; encoded by the coding sequence ATGCGTCATCGTCGCAAAGGCCGGGTGCTCGGCCGCAGCCCCGCTCACCAGCGGGCGCTCCTGAGGAATCTCGCGTCCGCCCTGTTCCTCACCGAGCGGGCCTGTGAGCCCGACGAGACGGGCGCGCCGAAGGTCGCCGGGCGGATCGTGACCACCGTCGCCAAGGCGAAGGAGGTGCGGCCGCTCGTCGAACGCTGCATCACGATCGCCAAGCGGGGCTTGGTGCACTCCCGCCGGGCCGGGGAGTTGGCCTCGACCGCCTCGCGTGACTCGGCCGAATGGAAGCAGTGGCGTGGCAGTGACCGCTGGCGGCAATGGGCGCAGGCATCGGCCCCGATAGTCACCGCCCGCCGCCGTGTCGTGCAGCTGCTCGGCGACAAGCAGGCGGCGCGGATCGTGTTCGAGAAGGTGGCGCCGCGGTACGTCGATCGGCCCGGTGGCTACACCCGGATCCTCAAGCTGGCGACGCCGCGCCTCGGTGACGCCGGCCCGAGGGCGATCCTGGAGCTCGTCGGCGCCGCGCCGGCGGCCCAGCCCGCTCCGCGGGTCAAGGGACGGAAAGCGGGAAGCTGA
- a CDS encoding DNA-directed RNA polymerase subunit alpha yields MHIRWRGLELPGAVVVDAKTLSPTYGRFVAEPFERGFGTTVGNAIRRVLLSSLEGSAVTQIKVGNALHEFTTLKGVLEDVTDIVLAVKSLVVKNHSDSTRVIRVEKQTRGPVTGADIQTDEAVEVISKDLVLATLTDDVPFELEMVVENGRGYVPASEHSPEAQEIGIIPVDAVFSPVTRVRYEVEETRVGQKTNYDKLAIEIWTNGTVTPEMALVEAAKILRKHLNPFVGYSRPGPAVTAPAAAGVLAIEAPLESRLGMLVADLKLSLRASNCLETEGITTLRDLVSKTREDLLEVRNFGETTLQEIEEKLAEVGLRLGMAAEV; encoded by the coding sequence ATGCATATCCGTTGGCGCGGTCTCGAGTTGCCGGGGGCGGTGGTCGTCGATGCCAAGACGCTGTCGCCCACCTACGGTCGGTTCGTCGCCGAGCCGTTCGAGCGTGGGTTCGGGACCACCGTCGGCAACGCCATCCGGCGTGTGCTGCTGTCGAGCCTCGAAGGCAGCGCCGTCACCCAGATCAAGGTCGGTAACGCGCTCCATGAGTTCACCACGCTCAAGGGGGTGCTCGAGGACGTCACCGACATCGTCCTGGCGGTGAAGAGCCTCGTCGTCAAGAACCACAGCGATTCGACCCGTGTGATCCGCGTCGAGAAGCAGACTCGGGGGCCCGTCACCGGCGCCGACATCCAGACCGACGAGGCAGTCGAGGTGATCAGCAAGGACCTCGTCCTCGCGACCCTCACGGACGACGTGCCGTTCGAACTCGAGATGGTCGTGGAAAACGGCCGTGGATACGTTCCGGCGAGCGAACACAGCCCGGAAGCCCAGGAAATCGGGATCATTCCCGTGGATGCCGTGTTCAGCCCGGTGACGCGCGTGCGCTACGAGGTCGAGGAGACCCGGGTCGGCCAGAAAACCAACTATGACAAGCTGGCAATCGAGATCTGGACCAACGGAACGGTGACGCCGGAGATGGCGCTGGTCGAGGCCGCGAAGATCCTCCGCAAGCACCTCAATCCGTTCGTCGGCTATTCGCGCCCCGGGCCGGCAGTCACCGCCCCGGCCGCGGCCGGGGTGTTGGCCATCGAAGCCCCGCTGGAGAGCCGTCTGGGGATGCTCGTCGCGGACCTCAAGCTGTCGCTGCGGGCGAGTAATTGCCTCGAGACGGAGGGGATCACGACCCTCCGGGACCTCGTCTCGAAGACGCGCGAGGATCTGCTCGAGGTGCGGAACTTCGGTGAGACCACCCTCCAGGAGATCGAGGAGAAACTCGCCGAGGTGGGGTTGCGGTTGGGGATGGCGGCCGAGGTGTGA
- the rpsD gene encoding 30S ribosomal protein S4 gives MGRITGPVCRLCRRDGLKLFLKGTRCDTSKCAFERRSSPPGMVQKRRGKPTEYGIHLREKQKVKHYYGVLERQFRAYFARAERGKGNTGEVLMSLLERRLDNVVHRLGFATSRSAARQFVLHGHVTINGRRVDVPSYLVRAGDIVRVKNRAKSLQLVHAAMSSMHRDVPDFLSRLEAGVPEGRVDRLPGSDDVSIPVQANLIIELCSK, from the coding sequence ATGGGAAGAATCACCGGGCCTGTGTGCCGCCTGTGCCGCCGTGACGGCCTGAAACTGTTCCTCAAGGGCACGCGCTGCGACACCTCGAAGTGCGCCTTCGAACGCCGTTCCTCGCCTCCGGGGATGGTGCAGAAGCGCCGTGGCAAACCGACCGAGTACGGGATCCATCTCCGTGAGAAGCAGAAGGTGAAGCACTACTACGGCGTGCTCGAGCGCCAGTTCCGGGCGTACTTCGCCCGCGCCGAGCGCGGCAAGGGCAACACCGGTGAGGTGCTGATGTCGCTGCTCGAGCGCAGGCTCGACAACGTCGTCCACCGCCTCGGCTTCGCCACGTCGCGGTCCGCCGCCCGCCAGTTCGTGCTCCACGGGCATGTCACGATCAATGGCCGGCGGGTCGATGTCCCGAGTTATCTCGTCAGGGCGGGCGACATCGTCCGGGTCAAGAACCGGGCCAAGAGCCTGCAGCTGGTGCACGCGGCGATGTCGTCGATGCACCGCGACGTCCCCGACTTCCTCTCGCGCCTGGAAGCGGGCGTTCCCGAGGGGCGGGTCGATCGGCTTCCCGGTTCCGACGACGTGTCGATCCCGGTCCAGGCGAACCTGATCATCGAGTTGTGTTCGAAGTGA
- the rpsK gene encoding 30S ribosomal protein S11, whose translation MSKVAKAKKKSVSAGIAYITASFNNTTVTITDTKGDTLCWASGGTCGFKGSRKGTPFAGQCAAQQAAEKAAKFGVKDLEVRVRGPGSGRESAITALQAAGMNVKSIEDITPLPHNGCRPPKKRRV comes from the coding sequence ATGTCGAAGGTTGCAAAAGCCAAGAAGAAGAGCGTGTCGGCTGGGATCGCCTACATCACGGCGAGCTTCAACAACACCACGGTCACCATCACCGACACCAAAGGGGACACGCTGTGTTGGGCCAGCGGTGGGACCTGCGGCTTCAAGGGAAGCCGCAAGGGGACCCCGTTCGCTGGCCAGTGCGCCGCCCAGCAGGCGGCTGAAAAGGCGGCCAAGTTCGGTGTCAAGGACCTCGAAGTCCGTGTCCGTGGCCCGGGCAGCGGTCGGGAAAGCGCGATCACCGCGCTCCAGGCCGCCGGCATGAATGTGAAATCCATCGAGGACATCACCCCGCTGCCGCACAACGGGTGCCGACCCCCGAAGAAGCGGAGAGTGTGA
- the rpsM gene encoding 30S ribosomal protein S13: MPRLLGVDIPSEKRTIYSLQYLYGVGPRVARELCHKAGVDPEGIARSLHEDELARLAALLDKDYVVEGQLRRQVAQNISRLKDIGSYRGLRHRRGLPVRGQRTRTNARTRKGPKKTVAGKKGVKDLK, encoded by the coding sequence ATGCCCAGATTGCTCGGCGTCGATATCCCGTCCGAGAAGCGGACGATCTACTCCCTCCAATACCTGTACGGCGTCGGTCCGCGGGTGGCCCGGGAGCTGTGCCACAAGGCAGGGGTCGATCCCGAGGGAATCGCCCGCTCGCTACACGAGGACGAGCTGGCCCGTCTGGCCGCATTGCTCGACAAGGACTACGTCGTCGAGGGGCAACTCCGCCGTCAGGTCGCCCAAAACATCTCCCGGCTGAAGGACATCGGGAGCTACCGCGGCCTTCGCCACCGCCGTGGTCTTCCGGTCCGTGGCCAGCGCACGAGGACCAACGCCCGGACGCGCAAGGGCCCGAAGAAGACGGTCGCCGGGAAGAAGGGCGTCAAGGACCTCAAGTAA
- the rpmJ gene encoding 50S ribosomal protein L36, producing MKVRASVRRVCEKCKVVRRRGVVFVVCADPRHKQRQG from the coding sequence ATGAAAGTGCGAGCCAGCGTTCGTCGCGTCTGTGAGAAATGCAAAGTCGTCCGCCGCCGAGGCGTGGTGTTCGTCGTCTGTGCCGACCCCCGTCACAAGCAGCGGCAGGGGTGA
- the map gene encoding type I methionyl aminopeptidase, producing the protein MVNLRSTREIAAMRRTGLVVWGAHQLAASMVRPGVTTGDIDLAVEEFFTRHGALPLFKGVPGKVPFPAVCCISVNDEVVHGIPGPRVLVNGDIVSIDTGCSLAGWCGDSAMTHPVGAVEPRTKGLLDCTSGVLALAIQLMGRRSRWSDVATEMARYVRDHGFSVVENFVGHGIGRKMHEDPQVPNFCTPAFRRNHDFELVPGLVIAVEPMVNMGTKKVRVMSDHWTQSTVDGMPSAHFEHTIAISEQGPVVLTAAPAPGEVIEPVG; encoded by the coding sequence GTGGTGAATCTTCGCTCCACCCGAGAGATCGCCGCGATGCGGCGAACGGGTTTGGTGGTTTGGGGCGCGCATCAACTGGCAGCCTCGATGGTCCGGCCGGGCGTGACCACCGGTGACATCGATCTCGCCGTCGAGGAGTTTTTCACCCGGCACGGTGCCCTCCCGCTGTTCAAGGGTGTCCCGGGCAAGGTGCCGTTTCCGGCGGTCTGTTGCATCTCCGTCAACGACGAGGTGGTGCACGGCATTCCGGGACCACGCGTCCTGGTGAACGGCGACATCGTCAGCATCGACACCGGCTGCAGCCTTGCCGGATGGTGTGGCGACTCGGCGATGACGCATCCCGTCGGAGCGGTCGAGCCGCGCACCAAGGGGCTCCTCGACTGCACCTCCGGTGTGCTCGCCCTGGCGATCCAGTTGATGGGGCGGCGGAGCCGCTGGAGCGACGTGGCGACGGAGATGGCGCGCTACGTCCGCGACCATGGGTTCAGCGTCGTCGAGAACTTCGTCGGGCACGGGATCGGGCGCAAGATGCACGAGGATCCCCAGGTCCCGAATTTTTGCACCCCGGCGTTTCGCCGGAACCACGACTTCGAGCTCGTTCCCGGGCTGGTCATCGCCGTCGAGCCGATGGTCAACATGGGCACGAAGAAGGTCCGCGTGATGTCTGACCACTGGACGCAGAGCACCGTCGATGGCATGCCCAGCGCCCACTTCGAGCACACGATCGCGATCAGTGAGCAGGGGCCGGTGGTGCTCACGGCGGCGCCGGCCCCTGGCGAGGTGATCGAACCGGTCGGGTGA
- a CDS encoding adenylate kinase, translating to MRIILIGPPGAGKGTQCARLTAQLRVPHLSTGEMLRHAVRAGTVEGVEAARYMEQGQLVPDPIILGMVTRRLESADCRTGFLLDGFPRTLTQAATLDELLERRAIAIDCVIELAVPRDELVRRMLARGRSDDDPQVFSRRIVSFELQTAPLLAYYGRQGKLVTVDGLGSAEEIFDRVTASISPFRQSSTRG from the coding sequence ATGCGGATCATCCTCATCGGACCTCCCGGTGCCGGAAAAGGCACGCAGTGTGCGAGGCTGACCGCCCAGCTCCGCGTGCCCCATCTGTCGACCGGGGAGATGCTCCGCCATGCCGTGCGGGCCGGGACGGTCGAGGGGGTCGAGGCGGCCCGCTACATGGAGCAGGGCCAACTCGTCCCCGACCCGATCATCCTCGGGATGGTGACGCGGCGGCTGGAATCGGCCGACTGCCGGACCGGATTCCTCCTCGACGGATTTCCGCGGACGCTCACCCAGGCAGCGACCCTCGACGAATTGCTCGAACGCCGGGCGATCGCCATCGACTGCGTGATCGAGCTGGCCGTGCCGCGCGACGAGCTCGTCCGGCGGATGCTCGCCCGCGGGCGTTCCGACGACGATCCGCAGGTCTTCTCGCGGAGGATCGTCAGTTTCGAACTGCAGACAGCTCCCCTTCTGGCCTACTATGGCCGGCAGGGGAAACTCGTCACCGTCGACGGTCTCGGCAGCGCGGAGGAGATCTTCGACCGGGTCACGGCCTCGATTTCCCCATTCCGTCAGTCCTCGACGCGGGGCTGA
- the secY gene encoding preprotein translocase subunit SecY, with translation MLEKIRTVFSIPELRQKILLTLGLLAIYRVGWWVPLPIVNPEAMRRFAEETGGLGDVLKTVAVFSASQLTQATIFGLGIMPYISASIIFQLLGTVWPPLERLTKEGEAGRKRINEYTRYATVVICIVQSWAYVAFLANTRVGQESLIQPGFLVDGKLPFIWQFVAVMTMTAGTIFLMWLGEQIDEFGIGNGISLLIMAGILAGMPSALLELSENSTWELGGGGGKLGVDKILLLIAMFVAVVAGVVFMTQGQRRIPTQSAKHVRGRRVYGGTKQYLPLKVNQSGVMPIIFASSLLLFPQVLFQALYRAYPGNALLTALHNSFTRSESLIYNLLFIALIFFFCYFWTAISFNPKEVADNLKNHGAFIPGYRPGKRTADYLERVMERITYVGAAFLSLVAIIPTLVGGFLGIPAQIAGFYGGTGLLIAVSVAFDLVQKIDSHLVMRNYTGLLEKS, from the coding sequence ATGCTGGAAAAGATCCGTACGGTCTTCTCGATCCCGGAACTTCGCCAGAAGATCCTCCTGACGCTCGGCTTGTTGGCGATCTACCGCGTCGGCTGGTGGGTGCCTCTCCCGATCGTCAATCCCGAAGCGATGCGCAGATTCGCCGAGGAAACCGGCGGCCTCGGCGACGTGCTCAAGACGGTGGCCGTGTTTTCAGCCAGCCAGTTGACCCAGGCGACGATCTTCGGCCTCGGGATCATGCCCTACATCTCGGCGTCGATCATCTTCCAGTTGCTCGGAACGGTCTGGCCACCACTCGAGCGGCTGACCAAGGAAGGTGAGGCGGGGCGCAAGCGGATCAACGAGTACACGCGGTACGCGACGGTCGTGATCTGCATCGTCCAGAGTTGGGCCTACGTCGCCTTCCTTGCCAATACGCGGGTCGGTCAGGAGTCGCTGATCCAGCCGGGTTTCCTCGTCGACGGAAAGCTGCCGTTCATCTGGCAGTTCGTCGCGGTGATGACGATGACCGCAGGCACGATCTTCCTGATGTGGCTCGGCGAGCAGATCGACGAGTTCGGCATCGGCAACGGCATCAGCCTCCTGATCATGGCCGGCATCCTCGCGGGGATGCCCAGCGCCCTCCTCGAGCTCAGCGAGAACTCGACCTGGGAGCTGGGCGGTGGCGGCGGCAAGCTCGGTGTCGACAAGATCCTGCTCCTGATCGCGATGTTCGTCGCCGTCGTCGCGGGGGTGGTGTTCATGACCCAGGGGCAGCGGCGGATCCCCACCCAGTCGGCCAAGCATGTCCGCGGCCGCCGCGTATATGGCGGGACGAAGCAATACCTGCCGCTCAAGGTCAATCAGTCCGGCGTGATGCCGATCATCTTCGCCAGTTCGCTGCTGCTGTTTCCGCAGGTCCTGTTCCAGGCCCTGTACCGGGCCTATCCCGGCAATGCGCTCCTCACCGCGCTCCACAACTCGTTCACCCGCAGCGAGTCGCTGATCTACAATCTGCTGTTCATCGCGCTGATCTTCTTCTTCTGCTACTTCTGGACCGCGATTTCCTTCAATCCCAAGGAAGTGGCCGACAACCTCAAGAACCACGGGGCCTTCATCCCGGGGTACCGGCCGGGAAAGCGGACGGCCGATTATCTCGAGCGGGTCATGGAACGGATCACGTATGTCGGCGCCGCGTTCCTGTCGTTGGTCGCCATCATCCCCACGTTGGTCGGTGGCTTCCTCGGGATCCCGGCGCAGATCGCCGGCTTCTACGGGGGCACCGGTCTGCTGATCGCCGTCAGTGTCGCGTTCGATCTCGTGCAGAAGATCGACAGCCATCTCGTGATGCGCAACTACACGGGCTTGCTCGAGAAATCCTGA
- a CDS encoding 50S ribosomal protein L15, translating to MNISDVNRGVHRNRRRLRVGRGPGSGRGKTSGRGHKGQGQLAGWSAPAIFEGARMPIIRQIPKRGFHNRHGRIVKAVNVAALAAAFPAGGEVTPETLRSAGVAKGIWDEIKVLGDGAIDRPLKVSAHHFSAVAREKIVAAGGSVTELPGPTPVVKNKAGSKGGRGAKGGAASRGSRKPAT from the coding sequence ATGAACATCAGCGACGTCAACCGTGGCGTGCATCGCAATCGGCGGCGGCTCCGTGTGGGGCGCGGTCCCGGGTCCGGCCGGGGCAAGACATCCGGGCGCGGCCACAAGGGGCAGGGGCAACTCGCCGGATGGAGCGCACCGGCGATCTTCGAGGGAGCGCGGATGCCGATCATCCGCCAGATTCCCAAACGCGGGTTCCACAACCGCCACGGGCGGATCGTCAAGGCGGTCAACGTCGCGGCCCTCGCGGCGGCGTTTCCGGCGGGCGGCGAGGTGACGCCCGAGACGCTGCGGTCGGCGGGCGTGGCCAAAGGAATCTGGGACGAGATCAAGGTCCTCGGCGACGGCGCGATCGATCGACCGCTCAAGGTGAGCGCCCACCACTTCAGTGCCGTGGCCCGCGAGAAAATCGTCGCTGCCGGTGGCTCGGTCACCGAACTGCCTGGTCCGACACCGGTGGTGAAGAACAAGGCGGGATCCAAAGGGGGGCGCGGCGCCAAAGGGGGGGCAGCGTCCCGGGGCTCGCGGAAACCGGCCACTTGA
- a CDS encoding 30S ribosomal protein S5, which produces MSTSKESRGGEFTEKVVKVRRCATVVKGGRRFSFAGLVVVGNGRGKVGCGYAKANEVPPAVEKAIKDGMKNLIEVPIESGTIPHRVEGACGTSKVILLPASPGTGIIAGAAVRAVCESAGIRDVLSKAHGSTNPVNLVKAALEALKMVRTRTEVERLRGVSLSDS; this is translated from the coding sequence GTGTCGACGAGCAAGGAATCACGGGGCGGTGAGTTCACCGAGAAGGTGGTCAAGGTCCGGCGCTGCGCCACGGTGGTCAAGGGTGGCCGCCGGTTCAGCTTTGCCGGGCTGGTGGTCGTCGGCAATGGCCGGGGCAAGGTCGGCTGCGGCTATGCCAAGGCCAACGAAGTGCCGCCGGCAGTCGAGAAGGCGATCAAGGACGGGATGAAGAACCTCATCGAGGTGCCGATCGAGTCGGGAACGATTCCCCACCGTGTCGAGGGCGCGTGCGGGACGTCGAAGGTGATCCTCCTTCCGGCCAGCCCCGGGACCGGGATCATCGCCGGTGCGGCGGTTCGTGCGGTGTGTGAGTCGGCCGGGATCCGCGACGTGCTGTCGAAGGCTCATGGATCGACGAATCCCGTGAATCTCGTCAAGGCGGCGCTCGAGGCCCTCAAGATGGTGCGCACCCGGACCGAGGTCGAGCGGCTCCGCGGAGTCTCCCTGTCGGACTCGTGA
- a CDS encoding 50S ribosomal protein L18, translating into MDHSRSILRQRLRRRHRVRRAIRGTAERPRLVIHRTHKHIYAQVIDDVAGRTLAAASTVDRQLRGGFTFGGNKAAAEAIGKAVAERARAAGVTKVCFDRGQFRYHGRVAALADGARAAGLEF; encoded by the coding sequence ATGGACCATTCACGCTCGATCCTCCGGCAGCGGTTGCGGCGGCGTCACCGCGTGCGCCGCGCGATCCGTGGCACCGCGGAGCGCCCGCGCCTCGTGATCCACCGGACCCACAAGCACATTTACGCCCAGGTGATCGACGACGTCGCCGGCCGGACACTGGCTGCGGCGAGCACGGTCGACCGCCAACTCCGTGGTGGTTTCACGTTCGGCGGCAACAAGGCCGCTGCCGAGGCGATCGGCAAGGCGGTCGCGGAACGGGCCCGTGCAGCGGGAGTGACGAAGGTTTGTTTCGACCGTGGGCAGTTCCGCTACCACGGGCGGGTGGCGGCGTTGGCCGACGGTGCCCGGGCGGCAGGGCTGGAGTTTTGA
- a CDS encoding 50S ribosomal protein L6 → MSRIGKAPVPLAKGVKASVDAGVLRVEGPLGKLEHRVHPAVAVSVDGGSLQVTRSSDDRLSRSLHGLTRALAANMVEGVTKGYEKKLEIVGVGYIAAVQKNVLQLRVGFANELQVPIPAGLTVTCPDQTHVVIKGIDKHLVGQFAAEVRARRKPEPYKGKGIRYENEQIRRKAGKAVTK, encoded by the coding sequence ATGTCACGTATCGGGAAAGCGCCGGTACCGCTTGCCAAGGGGGTGAAAGCCTCCGTGGACGCCGGCGTCCTGCGCGTCGAGGGGCCGCTGGGCAAACTCGAGCACCGTGTCCACCCGGCCGTCGCCGTCAGCGTCGACGGCGGCAGCCTGCAGGTCACCCGGAGCAGCGACGACCGCCTCTCGCGGTCGCTCCACGGCCTCACCCGGGCCCTGGCCGCCAACATGGTCGAAGGGGTGACCAAGGGCTACGAAAAGAAACTCGAGATCGTCGGCGTCGGCTACATCGCTGCCGTGCAGAAGAACGTGCTGCAACTGCGCGTCGGGTTCGCGAACGAGCTCCAGGTGCCGATTCCGGCCGGACTGACCGTCACCTGCCCCGACCAGACCCACGTCGTCATCAAAGGTATCGACAAGCACCTCGTCGGCCAGTTCGCCGCCGAGGTGCGGGCGCGGCGGAAACCGGAGCCCTACAAGGGCAAAGGCATCCGGTACGAGAACGAGCAGATCCGGCGCAAGGCCGGCAAGGCGGTCACCAAATGA
- the rpsH gene encoding 30S ribosomal protein S8, translating into MMTDPIADMLTRIRNAVRVERATVEIPSSKVKRGLADVLKREGFIWDWREVEAEPVATLQLELKYGPNGERLIRHIRRVSSPGRRVYSRSARLRPVLGGLGISILSTSSGVVSDREARQRKLGGEVLCELW; encoded by the coding sequence ATGATGACCGATCCGATCGCCGACATGCTGACCCGCATCCGCAACGCAGTCCGCGTGGAGCGCGCCACGGTCGAGATCCCCAGTTCGAAGGTGAAGCGCGGTCTGGCCGACGTCCTCAAGCGCGAGGGCTTCATCTGGGATTGGCGGGAAGTCGAGGCCGAGCCTGTCGCCACGCTGCAACTCGAACTGAAGTACGGCCCCAACGGGGAGCGTCTCATCCGCCACATCCGCCGCGTCAGTTCGCCGGGGCGCCGGGTCTACAGCCGGTCGGCCCGGCTCCGCCCCGTGCTCGGTGGCCTGGGTATCTCGATCCTCTCCACGTCCAGCGGCGTGGTCAGCGATCGTGAGGCCCGGCAGCGCAAGCTCGGCGGCGAAGTGCTCTGCGAACTGTGGTGA